The nucleotide sequence TCAAGCATTTTTATACAATTGAGAGTAAGGTCCTGTCACATTTACTTTTTAAGTGAGCTTGTAACTTGTATGTAAATTCAGCATCACTCAGGAACTTTTCCTCAAGTCTAAGTGTCTGATCTTTTCATTGTACTGAGTTTATACAGTGCATTGTTTTCCAGTATTGCAAGTGGATAATACTGTTAAGTATCCTAGTAAAAATAAGTAGTAACAATAAAGTGGTTTAATTTGCAAAAGTCCATTTGTTCCACTGAAGGTGCACTACAAAACAATAAATGTGTTTAAGAAAATTGTAATTATCATCTTACAGCTTCATCCACTTCACTGCAATAATAGTATAGCTTGAAGTTAAAATTCAGAAACACTAGATATTTGTTCAAAGTGAAAAATCCTAATGTTTCAATTAAATAATGTGCTGCTTTTGAAGACAGACTTCCTGAATATAGATGATTATTTTGTAAAAGCCTATTTCCATATtccacagttaaaaaaaaaaaaagaatttcacTTTAAAACATAGCATTCCGGATTGGTTTTTACTGCTGGAAATTTGTACCCATTTCACAACAAATGTTAATTCAAATTGTTGAATTAGTTTAAGGGATCAATATGGCTTAGGCATAGACCTCCTTTCCCGTCAAAAAGAGAACAGCTGTGTAAAAAATCAAATAGCAAGCTTGCCATGGAGTAAGAAAAAGGCAGCCATTGAATGGAAAGGACAGACTTTCTGTGTGAAAAGATGACTTCTTAATTTAAAACCCCACACCCAGCTTCACTGGATGAGCACTATCACCATTTTTAGTGTTATCTACACTTTGTTATTATTCtgacagctcagcctgcagtCTTCGTTTTATAGAGACACACCAAAATAGTATGTAACACTGAAGACCCACATCCTGGAGCTGGAATTTGGTAGCACACAGATTTCTTTCTGACACAAACTTGTTATTGCATTTCCCAATTTGCATAGTATACTACTATACACTTTCAGAAATAGTGAACCTTGTAGAAACTTGGATTAACTCTCAGTCTGTATTCAGGTATATTTAAGATCTTCATTGTCAACTGCCCTACCTTAACTGTATTTATTAGTAGAATACAGGGCATTTAATTTCACAGCATCTGtctaaaacagaatagaatagactagactagactaggctggaagagacctccaagatcgtgtccaacccatcatccaacaccacccaatcaactaaaccatgcaaccaagcatcctgtcaagcctcgccctgaacacccccagacaGCTGAATAGTTCCTggttaaaacctccaggggtttGTTAGCTTTGCTGTGTGTAGAGTACTTGTTGGTATTATGTGATTGGGAAAACAAGGAGTTTGGATCTGAAAAGAAACCCTTCCCTGCTAACACAGAAAACTGAAGTATGTTTTTCAGCCCTGGAGTGAAATGAGCCTAAGTATGGTGTTTGCACAGTGATGGTTAATACACTTAGAAAACTCTGCATCAAAATTCTGATGCCTCATTTTACAGATGCTAAAGAGTGACAAATACAGATGTAGTTCTAAAATACTTCATGTATTTTTGCATGCTCAAGCCACAAAGAGATCATTGTACTGGGCTAAAGCTCTGCTGTATGTAAACTGTAGAAACCGGAAGGGACCAATTCAAGTAGTTATCAATCAAAACGCTTCTTTGGAAAATGTTACAGGACTGTGGCATCACAAGTCAGATCTGCCTGCCTGTAACAGTTTTAAAATTTTCACATCAGTTTTAGTGTTGGTAGTGGTTTCCGGTGAATTTCAATAAAGACAACCCAAGATGTTTCATTAGACTGACCAATTAGACTAGTCAGTAGTTTTAGAAgctcattttatttctttgctgtaCAAAGGCAGAAATGCAGACCATCTCAATAAATCTACATCAGTGACTACCCAGACATCATACAGATATATACAAAATGCCCATTTATTTAACTTCACTGTTGATACCATAGTTGACGTAGAGCTGGATGCAAACAATGCAAACAGCATCTACACAGTGTAAGGCATAATTCATTGTATTTACATCTTGTTCCTTATAAAGAACACGCTATTTCTTTGTTACACTCCTATCTGACAATCCCGCTTAGCAGTAGTGCAGCCTCAGAACAGAAAAGTGCATTCTTTATTATATACATTTTCACAAGAATTGAGGAACGTTCCAGAAATAGTTTTAAAATCTTAGTTTTTAGAATTACCTATGTCTTCTGTCAATTAAAATGATTTAATAAACTTAAAATACCATTGACCCAAAGCTCTGTGGATCACATGCAATTATGAAAACAAAGCTCCTAAAAGCAACTCTAGGAACTCCTCTCCTGTCTTTTGACTTGGAAAGATAAGCAATTCTCTGAAAGCGCTCCACCAACTCACTGCTATTTTAAATTTAAAGCACTTTGGAACATTTCAGTTACAAACTTTGCAGATCTGAGCAGCTTTGGAAAAGTTCTATAAAATAGATATTTACATTCTGTATTAGATTTTTGAGCTGTAATTAATTTGTCATCTCAGATGGTGTGCTGTTTTTCTTCCACTGGAGATCTCACTttgaaagaaaagtgaaaaaaggAATACAATTACTGTCATTGTAGGAAAGACTCACAGTCAAAAAAGTAAAAAGTCAACTCTTCACCTATAAAGCAGCACTGACAAAAATAATTTATCTTTTGTGTTCCAAGCTACTGCAATTCCtcacacatttatttttatgccacaacatcctgcagcactgggctCTTGGAAGAGTATATTCAGCCAGTCTTGTTCTGTGTGCCCTCCCTTAGCACAGTCACGTGCAACAGCAGCATACTCTTTTGTTTGAAACGGCATCTTAACTCTCACAACAACCACTTccgctgagctgctggagtctgCAGTGAGGCAGCAGAGAACTGACACACAGCTCCATCCGCACAGTGCAGCTCCGACAGGAAACCAGTAAGGagcaaaggaaggagaaggtcAGGCAACAAGAGTGCTTCCCTATGTGTGCACGTGCCTTGACTctgacctcctgctgctgtgaggtAACACAACAGCACAGACTTCTCTTCAGGCGTTTCCTATACTCCCACAGATCTTGGCCCACAAACTATGCCCAGAAAATTCTTTGTATAGTTTTCAACTGTATCAGAATGGTATGACTCtttttaaggaaaacaaaacaaaacaaaacaacaaggtTATGTGGGAAAAAAGTGTAAATGAAAGACACTACCTTCATCAGGAGGAACTGATATCTCAGTTTCATAAGTGACAGTATCCATATCTTCCAAAGTTTTGGCACCTGGCTGCTCTTGTTCCACCTCACATAGGTATACATCAATGGGTCCTTTTGTGCTCTTCACACGTACTTCTATGCAATCCTGTAAAACAGACATTTGCATATAAACCAAAGAACAAATCTTACACATCAATTAGATATTTTGCACATATTTTCAAGCCAATAGATTAAGAACAAAAATACTGGGATGACATAACTGCTCAAAATTGTTACTAGTTCCAGATAATTTATGACtatttcatagaattgtaggCCATTGATCAGTAAAACAGCATTTACATGTTATTAAGATCATTATCAAATCATGCTTATTGCTTTGGTTAGATATAAAATTTTTCTAGATTTTGACATAGAAACATTAATAACTCTTCAAAAAGTTCTTTCATCCTCGTAAATTATCAAACTGATATTGGACATAAGTAGCATTCATTACAGCTGTTCCATTCTCCATTGTAGCAAAACCAATTAACTAAAGCTCAGACATGTTTATTGTTTAACAATTTAGGTAAAcagaaaaatactgaaaataagTTTCTTAGACTATTAACTCTACAACATTCTTTAGTGGACTGCAAGAACTATGAAATACTAATATTTGCTGTACATGTCAAAGAAACTGGAAGCAATTACAAACTGCTCTTGCAACATCAAATTTGAGAACTTTTATTCCCATAAATGTATAGAACTTACTTCTTTAGGAATTGGTATTTCCAATTTGGTTTCCTCTGGAGCTTTGATTGCAATCACAATCTGTCCTTGAAATGCCTGAATGCTACGGATATCCTGATAGGTCACATAAGCTAGTGTATACATTGGTCAAGGATTCTGTAAAGTCATTTGCCAATAGGCAGAAGCAAAGAGTATGATGTTAAGATACACAGAGTATCAGCTTAAGAAAAGTTGTAAAATAGTTTAGCTGAAGTAACTTCAAtactaattttttaaaattaagcaTTAGCTAACAACCCGAaaaccttttttctttatttatacATAGgagaaatgctttttaaaagagTAGAGATATTCAATAATAAACATCCAAACACATCTGGCAAATGATTTTCAGAGTTGTAAGTCCACAAATTGGAGGGAACACTGCCCTTGAGAAACTACCTCTTTGGTTTGTAGCATCTATATAAGCAAGAATTTTCTGGAAAAACTGTAGGTGCAATGAAAACTTTTCCTGGCATCATACAGAAAATGGCACATTTTGTTTGGCAGAATGTTGTCTTTGCTCAAACAAGGAACATAAGTCATATCTTATTGTAACCCAAATCCAAAATCCAATGTTTATGTCATAGTAAAGCAAATCCCTTTATTATGAAAGCCTATCTGAAAGACAAGACCATACTGGAATCTCTCTCAATGAGACAAAGCATCACTAGGACACAAGATTTTATCAACAGGCCACCAGGAACTCTGCTTGGATCCTTTCTCATTTTCATTCTTCTGCAGTGCAAAGATCACACCAAATAGCACTCCCCAGAGAACAGGCTAGACTACATGCGATAGTGAAAATTAGGGCACATGACTTGTATAGActaaaaataaccaaaaagTTGCCTACTATAAAACTTACTATCAACTACTACTGCATACCTGTGGTATCAGCCTATGCTTATTACTAGGTATGTGAGTACTTGCAACCAAATCCATGTTAAAGTAAGAGTCAAAAGGatattttgcattttctttgtcATCTGTTAGCTCAAATAATTGATGAGCACAATCATGAATTAATTCATCCAGAGCTTCTTCCATGGTTGCTAAGTCAGAAAGTTCATCTTTAAGACTTTGCTTTTCTGGTGCTCTTCCAACAACGTGGTCAAGATTAGAACCTCTAGAAGGATATGAAATTTGTCTAGTATGTTTATTTATATAAGAGCCTGTTCACTGAACACAAAGTATACCAAAGAAAACAACCGGGAATTCCGGCATCCTTTACTCTTTCAAAATACCATTCATTGTGCATTTACACTCGATAATTGTTAATAGGGAAAATAATTCAGAGAGCCTAAAGACACAGAAgtagtaaaatatttttattaaatgtAATTCAGTATgtttaaaaatactttcaaaGTTACCAATATTATGAAACATAGTTGCATTTTATTGTTTCAGAAATTAGAAGCTTCAAAGCCAACTCACATCCACTGGATAAGATTCTTAGATCTTTTCTGAATTAAGTGGATTCCATCCAATACATTGGTGATGTCATACACTCTTCGTTTTCGTACTCCAAGTGTTGTTGCTACTTCATTTAAATCAAGAACACCGTCTGGAGCTGTTCTGACAAGATCCATGAATTTTCGTGTCAAATAAACCAAAGATGCATCAAATCGAGGCTTTCTGACTTTCAGAGTTCCTGTAAAGTTTTGATACAACATCTAGGGTAAACTACTACACAAGTATGAAGCATTCCTAAAAATACCCCACACAAAAGTGAGAAAGTAGCAATGAAAATAAAGTCTGAAAGCACTGTGATTATTAACATTGACATTGCAATGACATACCAAGTCTATTAACTGCATATACCTTCATTTATTTGCAATGACTGTACTGCTAGCGTGGATATTAATAGTTGTGGAACTGTATGTTCTGTAGGACATGAGCCTGTACTACTGAATAAAAAACAGTGAAACCTTTAGTTAACGAGATAGTACTGGAGCTGCCAAAGAACTGCAGCACTATTGTCTACTCCATGACACTGTAAAAACATCTTTTTCCACACCCTTTTGGTCCAGATTAACCAGATGTTAAAAATAACATTCAAGTATGGTTCAGGATTTAGCTTGGCTTCAGGGAATGTTCCAGTCTGGACATGACTAACTTCTTCTAGAGTACAAGAATTTAAATACATGGATAAACTCTGGTTGTACTATTTGGCCTCAGGGCAAAAAACTGCTATTGTTTAATTTACTAATTCAACAATGATCTAGATACCAGGACACCACTGGTTTCAGAGATATCCCTGTGCTATGTGTATCTATTACAAGTATACTTGCAGAAATAGCAGAGAAGTAACCGATGCAGCTTGTTTAAGTACATTGTTATTTATGTATGTGCAAAGAATGTATTTGAGACAAAAGAGATGTGGTACATATGGACTCATCCAATGCCAGAGTCAATGAATGACTGGCAAATCCTGCTGTTACTTGTCCTTTGTCTTGCAAAACAAATCAGGTATTTTATATCTGATCAAACTGTGTCTCTGAATATTCCAGTCTAAAACTTCAAGAGAACGTATATGCAAGTGTCAGGAAGCTTCCCTAAGAAGTGCTATACTTCAAACTTCAGCATTTTTCCCCAAGAAGAATGCGACATGCACTTTTACTTGGCGTATTACATGTATTCTATGGCTACAACATTCTGCTCTCTTGAACATGAAGTGACAGGTTCAACAACTCAGTTTTGGACTGTGTTACTGAGAGATGTGCAATACTACTCATttggtgagaaaaaaaaatccaaaacaacaacacaaaattCACTCAAGCTTGTATTTTTTTAGTACTAGTTGAAAACCAACATTGGTCAGTACAATGTTCCAGTTTTCTCTAACTCACATTTCCAGTGGATTGTTTTCTGTATAGCACTGGGCAAGTACACTTGCAGCAAATTCGAAGAGGAAAAACTATGAAGACTGTGTTACTTCATATCTGTTATTTCATTTAGTCTAC is from Dryobates pubescens isolate bDryPub1 chromosome 3, bDryPub1.pri, whole genome shotgun sequence and encodes:
- the E2F6 gene encoding transcription factor E2F6, which gives rise to MASPGKWERLRPLRPDTLRVSETPMINMNVDKDVRFVRRTLKVRKPRFDASLVYLTRKFMDLVRTAPDGVLDLNEVATTLGVRKRRVYDITNVLDGIHLIQKRSKNLIQWIGSNLDHVVGRAPEKQSLKDELSDLATMEEALDELIHDCAHQLFELTDDKENAKLAYVTYQDIRSIQAFQGQIVIAIKAPEETKLEIPIPKEDCIEVRVKSTKGPIDVYLCEVEQEQPGAKTLEDMDTVTYETEISVPPDEVRSPVEEKQHTI